Proteins encoded by one window of Sphingomonas ginkgonis:
- a CDS encoding M48 family metallopeptidase: MSRRALLGGLGAAAVGAGTSAPARIPPSSLHPLIGRGYRPTETDEIGLWQQLGRVEEEVAGSNLLIRDPGLNAYLKELIGKVGGPAARDMRIYLVHVADFNAAMFPTGFAIVFSGLLLRMRDEAQLAGVIAHESSHFLLRHQIRQWRDLKRKSDIFSVLAMAAGVAGGAAGIYTGNMTQLAQLATVLSLFRYSRQLEAEADALGLKLIAEAGYSPMAMSDTWLQLIGEIEASAAQRRKRPDRGYSIFATHPAPADRMIDLKLSAAELTVPGKRYDSGRERYLREIAAIRPMLLDDQVRLNDPGASLYVIDALARDGWNGLLRYYEGEVLRLQGGPLRTDRAALSYAAAVAYPDAPADAWRWHGTMELKAGRPAAGRAALQRYLAMTPAAPEAPFVRQMIATAGGEM, encoded by the coding sequence ATGTCCCGGCGCGCGCTGCTGGGCGGGCTGGGAGCGGCGGCGGTCGGCGCGGGGACGAGCGCCCCGGCGCGGATCCCGCCGTCCTCGCTCCACCCGCTGATCGGCCGCGGCTACCGCCCGACCGAGACCGACGAGATCGGGCTGTGGCAGCAGCTCGGGCGGGTCGAGGAGGAGGTCGCCGGGTCCAACCTGCTGATCCGCGACCCCGGGCTCAACGCCTATCTCAAGGAGCTGATCGGCAAGGTCGGCGGCCCGGCCGCCAGGGACATGCGGATCTACCTGGTGCATGTGGCGGACTTCAACGCCGCCATGTTCCCGACCGGCTTCGCGATCGTCTTCTCCGGCCTGCTGCTGCGGATGCGCGACGAGGCGCAGCTCGCCGGGGTGATCGCGCACGAAAGCTCGCATTTTCTCCTCCGCCACCAGATCCGCCAGTGGCGCGACCTCAAGCGCAAGAGCGACATCTTCTCGGTGCTGGCGATGGCGGCGGGGGTCGCGGGCGGCGCGGCCGGGATCTACACCGGCAACATGACCCAGCTGGCGCAGCTGGCGACGGTGCTCAGCCTGTTCCGATACAGCCGCCAGCTCGAGGCCGAGGCCGATGCGCTGGGGCTCAAGCTCATCGCCGAGGCGGGCTATTCGCCGATGGCCATGTCGGACACCTGGCTGCAGCTGATCGGCGAGATCGAGGCCAGCGCGGCGCAGCGGCGCAAGCGGCCGGACCGCGGCTATTCAATCTTCGCCACCCACCCGGCTCCGGCCGACCGGATGATCGACCTCAAGCTGTCCGCCGCCGAGCTGACCGTCCCGGGAAAGCGCTACGACAGCGGGCGCGAGCGCTACCTGCGCGAAATCGCGGCGATCCGGCCGATGCTGCTCGACGACCAGGTGCGGCTCAACGATCCGGGCGCCAGCCTTTACGTCATCGACGCGCTGGCGAGAGACGGGTGGAACGGGCTGCTGCGCTACTATGAGGGCGAGGTCCTGCGGCTGCAGGGCGGGCCGTTGCGCACCGATCGCGCCGCGCTCAGCTACGCGGCGGCGGTCGCCTATCCCGACGCGCCGGCGGATGCGTGGCGCTGGCACGGGACGATGGAGCTCAAGGCGGGCCGGCCGGCCGCGGGACGCGCGGCGCTGCAGCGCTATCTCGCCATGACCCCGGCGGCACCGGAAGCGCCGTTCGTCCGCCAGATGATCGCCACTGCGGGAGGAGAGATGTGA